The following coding sequences are from one Rutidosis leptorrhynchoides isolate AG116_Rl617_1_P2 chromosome 11, CSIRO_AGI_Rlap_v1, whole genome shotgun sequence window:
- the LOC139876665 gene encoding acireductone dioxygenase 2-like has product MGSSCKDVREEVIQAWYMDDSNEDQRLPHHKEPKEFVSLDKLAELGVLSWRLDADNYETDEELKKIRESRGYSYMDLIEVCPEKLSNYEEKIKNFFEEHLHTDEEIRYTVAGSGYFDVRDGNEAWIRVWVKKGGMIVLPAGIYHRFTLDTDNYIKAMRLFVGDPIWTPFNRPHDHLPARKEYLEAFVHKKDAGTAVDAAAA; this is encoded by the exons ATGGGTTCTTCATGCAAG GATGTTAGGGAGGAGGTGATTCAGGCATGGTACATGGATGATAGTAACGAAGACCAAAGGCTCCCGCATCATAAGGAGCCAAAGGAATTTGTATCTCTCGACAAACTTGCAG AACTCGGGGTACTTAGTTGGCGGTTGGATGCTGATAACTACGAAACAGATGAGGAGTTGAAGAAAATTAGAGAATCACGTGGATACTCTTACATG gacTTAATTGAGGTATGCCCAGAAAAGCTGTCGAACTATGAAGAAAAAATCAAGAACTTTTTCGAAGAGCATCTTCATACTGATGAGGAGATTCGATACACTGTTGCTGGAAGTG GATACTTCGATGTGAGGGATGGTAATGAGGCATGGATACGTGTTTGGGTGAAGAAAGGGGGGATGATTGTTTTACCTGCTGGAATTTATCACCGATTCACACTCGATACTGACAACTACATTAAG GCCATGCGGCTCTTTGTTGGTGACCCAATTTGGACTCCTTTTAATCGACCACATGATCACTTACCCGCAAG GAAAGAATATCTTGAAGCTTTTGTGCACAAAAAAGATGCCGGTActgctgttgatgctgctgctgctTGA